One stretch of Jiangella gansuensis DSM 44835 DNA includes these proteins:
- a CDS encoding transglycosylase domain-containing protein: MTNQGRRRAGASRADAARPETDAGGRRSNRRYAASKATKKGKRRGWRRFVSWKAFGLYVLGFMLLGFAGVGIAYAMTDIPEANDFARSEATIVYWNDGQTELGRFSAENRETVDISDIPQACQDAVVAAEDRSFYENNGFDPVGMARAGIGYIRNNGSTAAGGGSTITQQYVKNYYLTQDQTLTRKVEELFIAVKIDQQLDKDDILASYLNTIWFGRGVYGIQTASRSYFGKPVSELNLAECAGLASILRSPHRYDPTLGPENAERFAQRFDYVLDGMLDLEAIDQATADATAPPAVVPEQKTNIYGGPNGYLLQQVRDELLANGFTENEIDTGGLRVTTTFDQHSQTAAVEAVEAERPKEDAEGVRVALAAVTPGDGAVVAMYGGADAVEQPFNDAIDGSVQGGSTVKPFTLATALGQGISLESRYSGNTLTDPILGPPVHNQGDRDYGEAIDLVTATENSMNTAYVDLAMNIGPDSIVDTMLASGLSYAPDEEAQLRQDPRVTIGIGHVRPIDMAEAYGTLAAGGRHTDWYTVRSVTEPGGNVPYRVEPAPETVLDSGVVADTTYALSRVVENGSGQEAQALGRPAAGKTGTHEDLTAWFSGYTPQLATSVVIFRGEGETAGTVSLDGVEGMDTFTGGRFPARIWTAFMTAALEGQEVMEFPEPAEVGEAVNPSPTPTPTPTDEPTGDEDGGDGNDGDNGGGGGNDGGDGNGNDGGGDGGGDQSGGTDGGGDGGGDQSGGNDGGDGGDGETGGEWAEGGGDGGEPTEEPSETPTDGNQNGDNGNANGGDWGDGGGDR; the protein is encoded by the coding sequence GTGACGAATCAAGGGAGACGCCGCGCGGGCGCCAGCCGCGCCGATGCCGCGCGCCCGGAAACGGACGCGGGCGGCCGCCGCTCCAACCGGCGCTACGCCGCGAGCAAGGCCACCAAGAAGGGCAAGCGCCGCGGCTGGCGGCGCTTCGTCTCGTGGAAGGCCTTCGGCCTCTACGTTCTGGGGTTCATGCTCCTCGGGTTCGCCGGTGTGGGCATCGCGTACGCGATGACCGACATCCCGGAGGCCAACGACTTCGCCCGGTCCGAGGCGACCATCGTCTACTGGAACGACGGCCAGACCGAGCTGGGCCGGTTCAGCGCCGAGAACCGCGAGACCGTCGACATCTCCGACATCCCGCAGGCCTGCCAGGACGCCGTCGTCGCGGCCGAGGACCGCAGCTTCTACGAGAACAACGGCTTCGACCCGGTCGGCATGGCGCGCGCGGGCATCGGCTACATCCGCAACAACGGCTCGACGGCTGCCGGCGGTGGCTCCACGATCACGCAGCAGTACGTCAAGAACTACTACCTGACCCAGGACCAGACCCTGACGCGCAAGGTCGAGGAGCTCTTCATCGCGGTGAAGATCGACCAGCAGCTCGACAAGGACGACATTCTGGCGTCCTATCTGAACACGATCTGGTTCGGGCGGGGCGTCTACGGCATCCAGACCGCGTCGCGCTCCTACTTCGGCAAGCCGGTGTCGGAGCTCAACCTGGCCGAGTGTGCCGGCCTGGCGTCCATCCTTCGCTCGCCGCACCGGTACGACCCGACGCTGGGGCCGGAGAACGCCGAGCGTTTCGCGCAGCGGTTCGACTACGTCCTGGACGGCATGCTCGACCTGGAGGCGATCGACCAGGCCACGGCCGACGCCACCGCGCCACCGGCCGTCGTCCCGGAGCAGAAGACCAACATCTACGGCGGCCCCAACGGCTACCTGCTGCAGCAGGTCCGCGACGAGCTGCTGGCGAACGGGTTCACCGAGAACGAGATCGACACCGGAGGCCTTCGCGTCACCACCACGTTCGACCAGCATTCGCAGACCGCGGCCGTCGAGGCCGTCGAGGCCGAGCGGCCGAAGGAGGACGCCGAGGGCGTGCGTGTCGCGCTCGCGGCGGTGACCCCGGGCGACGGTGCCGTCGTGGCCATGTACGGCGGAGCGGACGCGGTGGAGCAGCCGTTCAACGACGCCATCGACGGCTCCGTCCAGGGCGGGTCGACGGTGAAGCCGTTCACGTTGGCGACGGCGCTGGGTCAGGGCATCTCGCTGGAGAGCCGGTACTCCGGCAACACGCTCACCGACCCGATCCTCGGCCCTCCGGTGCACAACCAGGGCGACCGGGACTACGGCGAGGCCATCGACCTGGTCACCGCGACCGAGAATTCGATGAACACCGCATATGTCGACCTGGCCATGAACATCGGGCCGGACAGCATCGTCGACACCATGCTGGCGTCCGGCTTGTCGTACGCGCCGGACGAGGAGGCGCAGCTGCGGCAGGACCCGCGCGTCACCATCGGCATCGGGCACGTGCGGCCCATCGACATGGCGGAGGCTTACGGCACACTCGCGGCCGGCGGCCGGCACACCGACTGGTACACCGTGCGGTCGGTCACCGAGCCCGGCGGGAACGTCCCCTACCGGGTCGAACCCGCGCCGGAGACGGTGCTCGACTCCGGCGTGGTCGCCGACACCACCTACGCGCTGTCCCGGGTGGTCGAGAACGGCAGCGGCCAGGAGGCCCAGGCGCTGGGCCGTCCGGCGGCCGGCAAGACCGGCACCCACGAGGACCTCACCGCATGGTTCTCCGGCTACACGCCCCAGCTGGCCACCAGCGTGGTGATCTTCCGAGGTGAGGGCGAGACCGCCGGCACGGTGTCGCTCGACGGCGTCGAGGGCATGGACACCTTCACCGGTGGCCGGTTCCCCGCCCGCATCTGGACCGCGTTCATGACCGCCGCGCTGGAAGGCCAGGAAGTCATGGAGTTCCCCGAGCCGGCCGAGGTCGGCGAGGCGGTGAACCCGTCGCCCACGCCGACGCCCACGCCGACGGACGAGCCGACCGGGGACGAGGACGGCGGCGACGGCAATGACGGCGACAACGGTGGCGGTGGCGGCAACGACGGCGGCGACGGTAACGGCAACGACGGCGGCGGCGACGGTGGTGGCGACCAGTCCGGCGGCACCGACGGTGGCGGCGACGGTGGTGGCGACCAGTCCGGCGGCAACGACGGCGGTGACGGCGGCGACGGCGAAACCGGCGGCGAATGGGCCGAAGGCGGCGGCGACGGCGGCGAACCGACCGAGGAACCGTCCGAGACCCCGACCGACGGCAACCAGAACGGCGACAACGGCAACGCCAACGGCGGCGATTGGGGCGACGGTGGCGGCGATCGCTGA
- a CDS encoding PadR family transcriptional regulator yields MGKRADALELAVLGLLHDAPLHGYELRKRVNSLLGWGRAFSYGTLYPTLKAMVRQNYLAEDEPEVSAAQAPHRSGRRGKIAYKLTPEGKERFADLLTQTGPSVWDDEHFGVHFAFFGRADADTRMRILLGRRSRLQEKLEQFRTSLSRTRERLDAYTLELQRHGLESVEREVKWLDDLISAEQRSLDITADRARGTAPRAGAGELPAPPTGNEGENGR; encoded by the coding sequence GTGGGCAAACGTGCGGACGCGTTGGAGCTGGCCGTTCTCGGCTTGCTGCACGACGCACCTCTGCACGGCTACGAGCTCCGCAAGAGGGTGAACTCGCTGTTGGGGTGGGGGCGCGCCTTCTCTTACGGCACCTTGTATCCCACGCTGAAGGCGATGGTCCGGCAGAACTATCTGGCTGAGGACGAGCCGGAGGTTTCGGCAGCCCAGGCACCGCACCGCAGCGGTCGCCGCGGCAAGATCGCCTACAAGTTGACTCCCGAAGGCAAGGAGCGCTTCGCCGACCTGCTCACCCAGACCGGTCCGTCGGTGTGGGACGACGAGCATTTCGGCGTCCACTTCGCCTTCTTCGGGAGAGCCGACGCCGACACCCGCATGCGCATCCTGTTGGGCCGGCGCAGCCGGTTGCAGGAGAAGCTCGAGCAGTTCCGCACCTCGCTCTCGCGAACCCGCGAGCGCCTGGACGCGTACACGCTCGAGCTGCAGCGCCACGGGTTGGAGTCGGTCGAGCGCGAGGTCAAGTGGCTCGACGACCTGATCAGCGCCGAGCAGCGCTCGCTCGACATCACAGCGGACCGCGCGCGGGGCACCGCGCCACGCGCAGGGGCCGGTGAGCTGCCGGCGCCCCCCACCGGAAACGAAGGAGAGAACGGCCGATGA
- a CDS encoding inositol-3-phosphate synthase produces the protein MSSVRVGIVGVGNCAASLVQGVQYYRDADPATKVPGLMHVQFGDYHIGDVEFVAAFDVDAKKVGQDLADAIGASENNTIKICDVAPTGVIVQRGHTLDGLGKYYRETIVEDESEPVDVVAALKAAKVDVLVCYLPVGSEDAAKFYAQCAIEAGVAFVNCLPVFIAGTAEWADKFTAAGVPIVGDDIKSQIGATITHRVLAKLFEDRGVTVDRTYQLNVGGNMDFKNMLERERLESKKISKTQSVTSQLVDGLEPRNVHIGPSDYVEWLDDRKWAFIRLEGRNFGDVPLSLEYKLEVWDSPNSAGIVIDAIRAAKIALDRGVGGPILSASSYFMKSPPEQYSDDVCREKVEQFIHGEIER, from the coding sequence ATGAGCTCGGTTCGTGTAGGCATCGTCGGCGTGGGTAACTGCGCCGCCTCGCTCGTGCAAGGCGTGCAGTATTACCGTGACGCCGACCCGGCGACGAAGGTCCCCGGCCTCATGCACGTGCAGTTCGGCGACTACCACATCGGTGACGTCGAGTTCGTCGCAGCGTTCGACGTGGACGCGAAGAAGGTCGGCCAAGACCTCGCTGACGCGATCGGCGCCAGCGAGAACAACACCATCAAGATCTGTGACGTTGCGCCCACCGGCGTCATCGTGCAGCGCGGCCACACGCTCGACGGCCTGGGCAAGTACTACCGCGAGACCATCGTCGAGGACGAGAGCGAGCCGGTCGACGTCGTCGCCGCGCTCAAGGCCGCCAAGGTGGACGTGCTCGTCTGCTACCTGCCGGTGGGCTCGGAGGACGCCGCCAAGTTCTATGCGCAGTGCGCCATCGAGGCCGGCGTCGCGTTCGTGAACTGCCTGCCGGTGTTCATCGCCGGCACCGCCGAGTGGGCCGACAAGTTCACCGCGGCCGGCGTGCCCATCGTCGGCGACGACATCAAGTCGCAGATCGGCGCCACCATCACCCACCGGGTGCTGGCGAAGCTGTTCGAGGACCGCGGCGTCACGGTCGACAGGACCTACCAGTTGAACGTCGGCGGCAACATGGACTTCAAGAACATGCTCGAGCGCGAGCGGCTGGAGTCCAAGAAGATCTCCAAGACGCAGTCGGTCACCTCGCAGCTGGTCGACGGCCTGGAGCCGCGCAACGTCCACATCGGCCCGTCCGACTACGTCGAGTGGCTCGACGACCGCAAGTGGGCGTTCATCCGGCTCGAGGGCCGCAACTTCGGCGACGTGCCGCTGAGCCTCGAGTACAAGCTGGAGGTCTGGGACTCCCCCAACTCCGCCGGCATCGTCATCGACGCCATCCGGGCGGCCAAGATCGCGCTTGACCGCGGCGTCGGCGGCCCGATCCTGTCCGCATCGTCGTACTTCATGAAGTCGCCGCCGGAGCAGTACTCGGACGACGTGTGCCGAGAGAAGGTCGAGCAGTTCATCCACGGCGAGATCGAGCGCTGA
- a CDS encoding sensor histidine kinase produces the protein MLGTLVLGTMFFRNALDDATTASRVESLSELSLVAVSALDAVQDERDVTGLADTGQTGAGAVGEARAATDTALAALSDAVDERRDDDLGAAFSGAVIAFDREMDRLDGYRLQRDESNPPFAQGGTSGYHRFAESLQRLINSAGAVNDDPLLARRIAALADISQAVESASLERGLVANALDESNPEVARPNAQDRDQAVVLAGEQDMLLEGRFVSGLGFTEQARIYSNQIFVSNRAVAETRSDLRNNADPRASAAEWYEAATTRLDSLRSIEHETAERVAADAGEATDGARVTAILSAAAVLAVLALTIYLAVVVARSIIGPLRRLRASALDTAQTQLPALVERVHQDGPAAARDVPDAVAAEGRDEIGQVATAFNDVHSTAVRVAAEQALLRQNLDTIVVNLSRRTQSLVDRQLGEIEGLEQRERDPDQLSTLFRIDHMATRVRRHAESLLVLAGVEEMRKQTSAAGVLDVVRTAVGEVEQYPRVKFGVMPTDLITAGAVDDIAHLLAELIDNATEFSAPATPVRVTSQPLLGGGLRLQVTDSGLGIPSAQLEELNERLRNVGDIDVAASRTLGLYVVARLAAKHGIQVRLETVPEGGTAAQVDLPAHLILSPLDTNEGVLSPVTPETVVPTPSAPFDDWGADADSSASQSRRDDSSPALPVASGGLPRRGAADTGETRFPADTGETRFPAVTGENRIQPITGETRPAADSGDPRFPGDAGRSTWPAPDEARQPTAESADRTTDRADADSPSRSDDAWRSDEAWRQPLNTQSTNGGLPSRESRPAAAPPAASATPAAPAASAHNSLRAPEPTLPDSDSPIYDSVASAWFSRSSSAASSDWSTPADEGWRRAAEALRSAEEAASARRVQRDTEPITPPTQIGSSWAARDTAPATPPAAPAAPAAPAAQAEEEPALSASGLPLRRRGASLVPGSIGEAAGAERPQRPAAAAGKDASTVASTLSSLQRGVGRGREETGGWVPKKPSDPERSNS, from the coding sequence TTGCTGGGCACCCTGGTGCTCGGCACCATGTTCTTCCGCAACGCTCTCGACGACGCCACCACGGCGTCCCGGGTCGAGAGCCTCTCCGAGCTCAGCCTCGTCGCGGTCTCCGCGCTCGACGCCGTGCAGGACGAGCGTGACGTCACCGGCCTCGCCGACACCGGCCAGACCGGGGCCGGTGCCGTGGGCGAGGCACGCGCGGCCACCGACACCGCCCTCGCGGCCCTCTCCGATGCCGTCGACGAGCGCCGTGACGACGACCTCGGCGCCGCCTTCTCCGGCGCCGTCATCGCGTTCGATCGCGAGATGGACCGCCTCGACGGCTACCGGCTGCAGCGCGACGAGTCCAACCCGCCGTTCGCGCAGGGCGGCACCAGCGGATACCACCGCTTCGCCGAGTCGCTGCAGCGACTGATCAACTCGGCCGGCGCGGTGAACGACGACCCCCTGCTCGCCCGCCGCATCGCGGCGCTCGCCGACATCTCGCAGGCCGTCGAGTCGGCGTCGCTGGAACGCGGCCTGGTCGCCAACGCCCTCGACGAGTCCAACCCCGAGGTGGCGCGCCCGAACGCCCAGGACCGCGACCAGGCGGTCGTCCTCGCCGGTGAACAGGACATGCTCCTCGAGGGCCGGTTCGTCAGCGGCCTCGGCTTCACCGAGCAGGCCCGCATCTATTCCAACCAGATCTTCGTCAGCAACCGCGCCGTCGCCGAAACCCGCAGCGACCTGCGCAACAACGCCGACCCCCGGGCCAGCGCCGCCGAGTGGTACGAGGCAGCCACCACCCGCCTGGACAGCCTGCGCTCCATCGAGCACGAGACCGCCGAACGAGTAGCGGCCGACGCCGGTGAGGCCACCGACGGTGCCCGGGTCACCGCGATCCTCAGCGCCGCGGCCGTGCTGGCCGTCCTGGCCCTGACCATCTACCTGGCCGTCGTCGTGGCCCGGTCCATCATCGGACCGCTGCGCCGGCTGCGTGCCTCCGCCCTCGATACGGCCCAGACGCAGCTGCCCGCCCTGGTCGAGCGGGTCCATCAGGACGGCCCCGCCGCCGCCCGCGATGTCCCCGACGCCGTGGCGGCAGAGGGTCGCGACGAGATCGGCCAGGTCGCGACGGCCTTCAACGACGTGCACTCCACGGCCGTCCGGGTCGCCGCCGAACAGGCACTGCTGCGGCAGAACCTCGACACCATCGTCGTCAACCTCTCGCGGCGCACCCAGTCGCTGGTCGACCGGCAATTGGGCGAGATCGAGGGTCTCGAGCAGCGTGAGCGTGACCCCGACCAGCTGAGCACGCTGTTCCGTATCGACCACATGGCGACCCGTGTCCGGCGGCATGCCGAGAGCCTCCTGGTCCTCGCCGGCGTCGAAGAGATGCGTAAGCAGACCAGCGCGGCCGGCGTCCTCGATGTCGTGCGCACCGCGGTCGGCGAGGTCGAGCAGTACCCGCGGGTGAAGTTCGGCGTCATGCCCACCGACCTGATCACCGCCGGCGCCGTCGACGACATCGCCCACCTGCTGGCCGAGCTCATCGACAACGCCACCGAGTTCTCCGCCCCGGCCACGCCGGTCCGTGTGACCAGCCAGCCGCTGCTGGGCGGCGGGCTGCGCCTGCAGGTCACCGACTCCGGTCTGGGCATCCCCTCCGCACAGCTCGAAGAGCTCAACGAGCGGCTGCGCAACGTCGGTGACATCGACGTCGCCGCGTCCCGGACGCTGGGCCTCTACGTGGTCGCGCGGCTGGCGGCCAAGCACGGCATCCAGGTGCGGCTGGAGACGGTTCCCGAGGGCGGCACCGCGGCCCAGGTCGACCTGCCGGCTCATCTGATCCTGTCGCCGCTGGACACCAACGAGGGCGTGCTCAGCCCGGTCACCCCCGAGACGGTGGTTCCGACTCCGTCGGCGCCGTTCGACGACTGGGGCGCCGACGCCGACTCGTCGGCCTCACAGTCGCGGCGCGACGACTCCTCACCGGCACTGCCTGTTGCTTCGGGCGGGCTGCCGCGGCGCGGGGCGGCCGACACCGGCGAGACCCGCTTCCCCGCCGACACCGGTGAGACCCGGTTCCCGGCGGTCACGGGCGAGAACCGGATCCAGCCCATCACCGGCGAAACCCGTCCGGCCGCCGATTCCGGCGACCCGCGCTTCCCCGGTGATGCCGGCCGGTCCACCTGGCCGGCTCCCGACGAGGCCCGGCAGCCCACGGCGGAGTCCGCCGACCGGACCACCGACCGCGCCGACGCTGACAGCCCGAGCCGGTCCGACGACGCATGGCGCTCCGACGAGGCGTGGCGGCAGCCGCTGAACACCCAGAGCACCAACGGCGGACTACCGTCCCGCGAGAGCCGGCCCGCAGCCGCGCCGCCGGCCGCGTCCGCCACGCCGGCCGCCCCGGCCGCGTCGGCGCACAACTCGCTGCGGGCTCCGGAGCCGACCCTGCCGGACAGCGACTCGCCGATCTACGACTCCGTCGCGTCGGCATGGTTCAGCAGGTCCAGCTCCGCGGCGTCCAGCGACTGGTCCACCCCGGCCGACGAGGGATGGCGGCGCGCCGCCGAGGCCCTGCGTTCGGCCGAGGAAGCCGCCAGCGCCCGGCGGGTTCAGCGCGACACCGAGCCCATCACACCGCCGACCCAGATCGGCTCCAGCTGGGCCGCCCGCGACACCGCACCCGCAACGCCGCCGGCCGCTCCGGCCGCGCCTGCCGCACCAGCAGCCCAGGCCGAGGAGGAGCCGGCGCTGAGCGCCTCCGGCCTGCCGCTGCGCCGGCGGGGTGCCTCGCTGGTGCCCGGCTCCATCGGCGAGGCCGCCGGTGCCGAACGACCCCAGCGCCCAGCGGCAGCAGCCGGCAAGGACGCGAGTACCGTTGCCTCGACGCTGTCGAGCCTGCAGCGCGGCGTCGGCCGCGGCCGCGAGGAGACCGGTGGCTGGGTTCCGAAGAAGCCCAGTGACCCCGAGAGGAGCAATTCGTGA
- a CDS encoding roadblock/LC7 domain-containing protein: protein MTNASTDELGWLLDRFVDRTAGAAHAVVVSADGLHLAGSTGMPRERGEQLAAVVSGLASLTVGASLILGAGDVQQTLVEMANGFLLVMAVGDGAHLAVLAASNADLGQVGYEMALLVERVGAVLNPATRVG from the coding sequence GTGACCAACGCGTCCACCGACGAGCTCGGTTGGCTGCTCGACCGGTTCGTCGACCGCACGGCCGGCGCGGCCCACGCGGTCGTCGTGTCGGCCGACGGCCTGCACCTGGCGGGTTCCACGGGCATGCCGCGCGAACGGGGCGAGCAGCTCGCGGCGGTGGTGTCCGGCTTGGCCAGCCTCACCGTCGGAGCCTCGCTAATCCTCGGCGCCGGCGACGTCCAGCAGACTCTGGTCGAGATGGCCAACGGATTCCTGCTGGTCATGGCCGTAGGCGATGGCGCTCACCTGGCCGTCCTGGCGGCGTCGAACGCTGATCTCGGGCAGGTGGGCTACGAGATGGCGCTTCTGGTCGAGCGGGTCGGTGCGGTTCTCAACCCGGCCACGCGCGTGGGCTGA
- a CDS encoding DUF742 domain-containing protein: protein MAAPDGRRVRPYLATRGRTRPVQDIAIEALVSTTQDGRIRGADPEPERERILRLCHSPRSVAEVAAIVSTPLGVARVLVADLETEGLVRVADPHAAFAGSAEPARNLSVLERVRDGLRRL, encoded by the coding sequence ATGGCGGCACCTGACGGTCGACGCGTACGGCCGTATCTGGCCACGCGTGGGAGGACCAGGCCGGTCCAGGACATCGCCATCGAAGCGCTGGTCTCGACCACCCAGGACGGCCGCATCCGCGGCGCCGACCCGGAGCCGGAGCGCGAGCGGATCCTCCGCCTGTGCCACTCACCGCGGTCGGTTGCCGAGGTCGCGGCCATCGTCTCGACGCCCCTCGGCGTCGCCCGAGTGCTCGTCGCCGACCTCGAAACCGAGGGACTGGTGCGGGTCGCCGACCCGCACGCGGCATTCGCCGGTTCGGCCGAACCGGCCCGTAACCTCAGTGTGCTGGAAAGGGTGAGGGATGGCCTTCGTCGACTCTGA
- a CDS encoding GTP-binding protein — protein MAFVDSEVSDGTQADQDALSVKIVVAGGFGVGKTTFVGAVSEIEPLRTEALMTEASTNVDDLSMLPEKRTTTVAMDFGRITLAEDLVLYLFGTPGQNRFWFMWDDITRGAIGAVVLVDTRRLADCFGAIDYVEQRGIPFVVALNAFNGVQEHDVEDVRDALQVGPEVPFVVTDARERESVKVVLVTLVEHAMSLIQHPS, from the coding sequence ATGGCCTTCGTCGACTCTGAGGTGTCCGACGGCACGCAGGCCGATCAGGACGCGCTCTCGGTCAAGATCGTGGTGGCCGGTGGCTTCGGCGTGGGCAAGACGACCTTCGTCGGCGCGGTGAGCGAGATCGAGCCGCTGCGCACCGAGGCACTCATGACCGAGGCGTCGACCAACGTCGACGACCTGTCGATGCTCCCGGAGAAGCGCACCACGACGGTCGCCATGGACTTCGGCCGCATCACCCTGGCCGAGGACCTCGTGCTGTACCTGTTCGGCACGCCCGGGCAGAACCGGTTCTGGTTCATGTGGGACGACATCACCCGTGGCGCCATCGGCGCCGTGGTCCTGGTCGACACCCGCCGGCTGGCCGACTGCTTCGGCGCCATCGACTACGTCGAGCAGCGCGGCATCCCGTTCGTCGTCGCCCTGAACGCGTTCAACGGCGTCCAGGAGCACGACGTCGAGGACGTCCGCGACGCCCTGCAGGTCGGGCCGGAGGTGCCGTTCGTCGTCACCGACGCCCGCGAGCGTGAGTCGGTCAAGGTCGTCCTGGTGACGCTCGTCGAGCACGCGATGTCGCTGATCCAGCACCCGTCCTGA
- a CDS encoding DUF3054 domain-containing protein: MRTGPAVALDAVLVLVFVLIGRRTHENPLDLGGIAATFWPFAAGLAMGWLVSLARRWPPAAVTTGITVWLATVVAGMLLRAVSGQGTAVSFVVVATLVLGAFLVGWRVLGTRRHTPGSRDPR, translated from the coding sequence GTGAGGACCGGGCCCGCGGTTGCTCTCGACGCCGTCCTGGTCCTGGTCTTCGTCCTGATCGGGCGGCGCACTCACGAGAACCCGCTCGACCTCGGCGGCATCGCCGCGACGTTCTGGCCGTTCGCGGCCGGACTCGCGATGGGCTGGCTGGTGAGCCTGGCGCGACGGTGGCCGCCGGCCGCGGTGACCACCGGGATCACGGTGTGGCTGGCGACGGTCGTGGCCGGGATGCTGCTGCGGGCCGTGTCTGGCCAAGGCACCGCGGTGTCCTTCGTCGTGGTCGCCACCCTCGTGCTCGGTGCGTTCCTGGTCGGGTGGCGGGTGCTTGGTACGCGTCGTCATACTCCTGGCTCGCGGGATCCTCGCTGA
- a CDS encoding CCA tRNA nucleotidyltransferase codes for MTEPKETTDVLSKAQRQAVRQLLRIAPVVDELGARFQAAGHELALVGGSVRDALLDRLGQDLDFTTSARPEQTKRLLSGWADTIWDVGQKFGTIGAHKGGFQIEVTTYRADSYDGASRKPEVQYGESITEDLVRRDFTVNAMAVMLPGREFVDPHGGLGDLSRKVIRTPGTPQQSFSDDPLRMMRAARFASQLGFAVAPEVVAAMSDMAERIEIVSAERIRDELTKLLLSPRPRTGLTLLVDTGLADRVLPELPALRLEIDEHHRHKDVYEHSLTVLEQAIELEDRLPGGGPDLVARLAALLHDIGKPRTRRFESGGGVSFHHHDVVGAKMARKRLTALRYPTAVVDSVVLLTQLHLRFHGYGGGEWTDSAVRRYVRDAGDELARLHVLTRADCTTRNRRKAQALQRSYDSLEERIDRLAEEEELAAIRPDLDGNQIMKILAIAPGPVVGRAYKHMLEVRLDEGVLDEEAARAELLRWWAQQPESSP; via the coding sequence GTGACCGAACCGAAGGAAACGACCGACGTGCTCTCGAAGGCTCAGCGGCAGGCGGTGCGGCAGTTGCTGCGCATCGCCCCGGTGGTCGACGAGCTGGGCGCCCGTTTCCAGGCCGCCGGCCACGAACTGGCACTGGTGGGTGGTTCCGTCCGGGACGCTCTTCTCGACCGCCTCGGCCAGGACCTCGATTTCACGACGTCCGCTCGGCCGGAGCAGACGAAGCGGCTGCTGTCCGGCTGGGCCGACACCATCTGGGACGTCGGGCAGAAGTTCGGCACCATCGGCGCCCACAAGGGTGGCTTCCAGATCGAGGTCACCACGTACCGGGCCGACAGCTACGACGGCGCCAGCCGCAAGCCGGAGGTCCAGTACGGCGAGTCCATCACCGAGGACCTCGTGCGCCGCGACTTCACCGTCAACGCGATGGCGGTGATGCTGCCAGGCCGCGAGTTCGTCGACCCGCACGGCGGTCTGGGCGACCTGAGCCGCAAGGTCATCCGGACTCCGGGGACTCCACAGCAGTCGTTCTCCGACGATCCGCTGCGGATGATGCGCGCCGCCCGGTTCGCCTCGCAGCTGGGCTTCGCCGTCGCGCCCGAGGTGGTGGCCGCGATGAGCGACATGGCCGAACGCATCGAGATCGTTTCCGCCGAGCGGATCCGCGACGAGCTCACCAAGCTGCTGCTCTCGCCGCGGCCGCGCACGGGGCTGACCCTGTTGGTCGACACCGGCCTGGCCGACCGGGTCCTGCCGGAGCTGCCCGCGCTACGGCTGGAGATCGACGAGCACCACCGGCACAAGGACGTCTACGAGCACTCGCTCACCGTGCTGGAACAGGCGATCGAGTTGGAAGACCGGCTGCCCGGCGGTGGGCCGGACCTGGTGGCACGGCTCGCGGCACTGCTGCACGACATCGGCAAGCCGCGGACTCGCCGGTTCGAGAGCGGCGGCGGCGTGAGCTTCCATCACCACGACGTGGTGGGGGCCAAGATGGCGCGAAAGCGGCTGACCGCGCTGCGCTACCCGACCGCCGTCGTCGACAGCGTGGTTCTGCTCACCCAGTTGCATCTGCGCTTCCACGGCTACGGCGGGGGAGAGTGGACCGACTCCGCCGTGCGCCGGTACGTGCGCGACGCCGGCGACGAGCTGGCCAGGCTGCACGTGCTGACCCGCGCCGACTGCACCACTCGCAACCGCCGCAAGGCGCAGGCGTTGCAGCGCTCGTACGACAGCCTGGAGGAGCGCATCGACCGGCTGGCCGAGGAGGAGGAACTGGCGGCCATCCGCCCGGACCTCGACGGCAACCAGATTATGAAGATCCTCGCCATCGCGCCGGGACCGGTGGTCGGCCGCGCCTACAAGCACATGCTGGAGGTCCGTCTCGACGAGGGCGTCCTGGACGAGGAAGCCGCCCGCGCCGAGCTGCTGCGCTGGTGGGCCCAGCAGCCGGAGAGCTCGCCGTGA
- a CDS encoding NUDIX hydrolase, protein MRETSAGGLVVDDYEDASAVALIGRIDRRGRLEWVLPKGHVEAGETPEQAAVREVWEETGLQSKVVTAVGDIDYWFVAGNRRIHKTVHHFLLEATGGSLSTDDVEVSDVAWVPLDELAERMRYASERRLARRLRELLPAAPSLETAADQRHEDTP, encoded by the coding sequence GTGCGGGAGACCTCAGCGGGCGGGCTCGTGGTCGACGATTACGAGGATGCCTCGGCGGTGGCCCTGATCGGCCGGATCGACCGGCGCGGCCGATTGGAGTGGGTGCTGCCGAAGGGACACGTGGAGGCCGGCGAAACGCCGGAGCAGGCTGCGGTCAGAGAGGTGTGGGAGGAAACTGGGCTGCAGTCCAAGGTCGTCACCGCGGTGGGCGACATCGACTACTGGTTCGTTGCGGGTAATCGGAGGATCCACAAGACGGTGCACCACTTTCTCCTGGAAGCAACTGGCGGGAGCCTGAGCACCGACGACGTGGAGGTGAGTGACGTGGCATGGGTGCCGCTGGACGAGTTGGCCGAGCGGATGCGCTACGCGTCCGAGCGGCGGCTGGCCCGACGGCTGCGCGAACTCCTTCCTGCCGCGCCGAGCCTGGAGACGGCGGCCGACCAGCGTCACGAGGACACGCCGTGA